A stretch of the Bacilli bacterium genome encodes the following:
- a CDS encoding cation diffusion facilitator family transporter → MLAMWISLISNILLTGGKIIAGVLFNSQVLLADGVHNAGDVIATGAALSSIRVSSRPADEDHPYGHGKAEVVGSAAVAILLILAALYIGYHSILALFAPVVPAEFTAFIVAIVSLLWKLWLYVYSMKIGRAKRSKALIATAYDHLADVYASVAAVAGIGLGMIGDKWDIPLLQFGDPVAGIVVSALVLKLAVQMGKEATDILMEKSIDAKKLEEFASLVNAVEHVKRIDRIRARELGHYILVDVRVSVPAQLSIQEGHDVSRNIKNAIMNKYTNVDEVLIHLNPWYESVD, encoded by the coding sequence ATGCTGGCGATGTGGATAAGCTTGATCAGCAATATCCTGTTGACCGGCGGAAAGATCATCGCGGGCGTATTGTTCAACAGCCAGGTTTTATTGGCGGACGGAGTGCATAATGCCGGGGATGTAATCGCTACCGGGGCGGCGTTAAGTTCAATCCGTGTTTCCAGTCGGCCGGCTGACGAAGACCACCCGTATGGCCATGGCAAAGCGGAAGTTGTCGGTTCTGCCGCCGTTGCCATTTTATTAATCCTGGCAGCGCTCTATATTGGCTATCACTCCATATTGGCGCTGTTTGCGCCGGTTGTGCCCGCCGAATTCACCGCATTCATTGTTGCAATTGTTTCCTTGCTGTGGAAATTGTGGCTTTATGTTTATTCCATGAAAATTGGCCGGGCAAAACGCTCCAAAGCGCTCATCGCCACCGCTTACGATCACTTGGCGGATGTTTATGCCTCGGTCGCGGCGGTCGCAGGCATTGGCCTTGGCATGATCGGCGACAAATGGGATATCCCGCTCTTGCAGTTTGGCGATCCCGTCGCCGGGATTGTCGTTTCCGCCCTCGTGCTGAAGTTGGCAGTGCAAATGGGCAAAGAAGCGACCGATATTTTAATGGAAAAAAGCATCGACGCCAAAAAACTGGAGGAATTTGCCTCCCTGGTCAACGCTGTAGAGCACGTAAAACGGATCGACCGCATCCGGGCGCGCGAACTGGGCCATTACATATTGGTTGACGTGCGCGTCAGCGTGCCGGCGCAGTTAAGCATACAAGAGGGCCATGACGTTTCCCGCAATATCAAGAATGCGATCATGAACAAGTACACAAACGTCGATGAAGTGTTGATCCATCTAAATCCGTGGTATGAATCCGTTGATTAA
- the serS gene encoding serine--tRNA ligase, translating to MLDVKVFRNEFERVEKAMINRGKNLDDVRKFPALDRRRRDLLMESEGLKNKRNIVSQEVAKLKKAGENADAHISEMREVNERIKALDEEIRLVEGQIADLVLAIPNIPHESVPIGASEEQNVEVRKWSEPRAFDFEPKAHWDIAQELGILDFERAAKVTGSRFVFYQGLGARLERALVNFMMDLHSTEHGYVEMLPPYVVNRGSLVGTGQLPKFAEDLFKLENTDYYMIPTAEVPVTNFHREDILSIAELPKYFAAFSACFRSEAGAAGRDTRGLIRQHQFNKIELVKLVQPEHSYDELEKLTANAEHVLQLLNLPYRVVVLCTGDLGFSAAKTYDLEVWLPSSGAYREISSCSNFEDFQARRANIRFRRETGAKPEFVHTLNGSGLAVGRTVAAILENYQQPDGSVLIPEVLRPYMRTDKITG from the coding sequence GTGTTAGATGTTAAAGTTTTTCGCAACGAATTTGAGCGTGTCGAAAAGGCAATGATCAATCGGGGCAAAAATCTGGACGACGTGCGGAAATTTCCCGCGCTGGATCGCCGCCGCCGGGACTTGCTGATGGAAAGTGAAGGATTAAAAAACAAGCGGAATATCGTTTCGCAGGAAGTTGCCAAATTGAAGAAGGCCGGCGAAAACGCCGATGCGCATATTTCCGAAATGCGCGAAGTCAATGAACGCATTAAAGCGCTTGACGAGGAAATCCGGCTGGTCGAAGGGCAAATAGCGGACCTGGTTTTGGCGATTCCGAATATTCCGCATGAAAGTGTACCGATCGGCGCCTCCGAAGAGCAAAATGTCGAGGTTCGCAAATGGTCCGAACCCCGGGCGTTTGACTTTGAACCGAAAGCCCACTGGGACATTGCCCAGGAACTCGGGATACTTGATTTTGAGCGAGCAGCCAAAGTGACCGGCTCCCGGTTTGTTTTCTACCAAGGGTTGGGCGCCAGACTGGAACGCGCGCTGGTTAATTTTATGATGGATTTGCACAGCACCGAGCATGGTTATGTGGAGATGCTGCCGCCTTATGTCGTCAATCGCGGCAGTTTGGTTGGGACCGGCCAGTTGCCGAAGTTTGCCGAGGACTTGTTCAAATTGGAAAATACGGACTATTATATGATACCAACCGCTGAAGTTCCGGTGACCAATTTTCACCGTGAAGATATTTTGTCCATTGCGGAACTGCCAAAATATTTTGCGGCGTTCAGCGCCTGTTTCCGTTCGGAAGCGGGTGCGGCAGGGCGGGATACCCGCGGCCTGATTCGCCAGCATCAATTCAACAAAATCGAATTGGTCAAGCTTGTGCAGCCGGAGCACTCTTATGACGAATTGGAGAAGCTGACGGCGAATGCGGAGCATGTCTTGCAGCTGCTTAATCTTCCGTATCGGGTCGTCGTGCTATGCACCGGTGATTTGGGCTTTTCCGCAGCGAAAACGTACGATTTGGAAGTATGGCTGCCGTCAAGCGGCGCGTACCGGGAAATCTCCTCGTGCAGCAATTTCGAAGATTTTCAGGCGCGGCGGGCAAATATCCGCTTCCGCCGGGAGACAGGCGCCAAACCGGAATTTGTGCATACATTAAACGGTTCGGGGCTGGCTGTCGGCAGAACGGTTGCGGCCATATTGGAAAATTACCAGCAGCCGGACGGCAGCGTCCTGATTCCCGAGGTGCTTCGCCCTTATATGCGAACGGATAAAATCACCGGTTGA
- the pdxS gene encoding pyridoxal 5'-phosphate synthase lyase subunit PdxS, whose protein sequence is METGTSRVKRGMAEMQKGGVIMDVMNAEQAKIAEAAGASAVMALERVPADIRAAGGVARMADPTIIEAVMNAVSIPVMAKARIGHFVEAKLLEAMGVDYIDESEVLTPADEVFHINKREFTVPFVCGARDLGEALRRIGEGASMIRTKGEPGTGNIVEAVRHMRMVMGQIRRVQGMSHDELMAEAKNLGAPYELLLQVHEKGSLPVVNFAAGGVATPADAALMMHLGADGVFVGSGIFKSENPEKFAKAIVEATTHYTDYDLIVKLSKNLGAPMKGIEISKIAAAERMQERGW, encoded by the coding sequence ATGGAGACAGGGACCTCGCGTGTAAAACGCGGAATGGCGGAAATGCAAAAAGGCGGCGTCATCATGGACGTCATGAATGCCGAACAGGCGAAAATTGCCGAAGCGGCGGGAGCATCAGCGGTTATGGCACTGGAGCGGGTGCCTGCAGATATTCGCGCGGCTGGCGGGGTAGCCCGTATGGCCGATCCGACGATTATTGAAGCGGTTATGAATGCCGTGTCCATCCCGGTTATGGCGAAAGCGAGAATCGGGCATTTCGTCGAAGCCAAATTGCTGGAAGCCATGGGCGTCGACTACATCGACGAAAGCGAAGTGTTGACCCCGGCGGATGAAGTGTTCCATATCAATAAACGTGAATTTACCGTACCGTTCGTGTGCGGCGCGCGCGATTTGGGCGAAGCGTTGCGGCGTATCGGCGAAGGCGCGTCGATGATCAGGACCAAAGGTGAACCGGGAACGGGGAACATTGTGGAGGCGGTGCGCCACATGCGCATGGTGATGGGGCAAATTCGCAGGGTGCAAGGGATGTCCCACGATGAATTAATGGCGGAAGCGAAAAATTTGGGTGCGCCGTATGAACTGTTGCTGCAAGTGCATGAAAAAGGCAGCCTCCCTGTCGTTAACTTTGCCGCCGGCGGCGTCGCCACACCGGCAGATGCGGCGCTGATGATGCATTTGGGCGCGGACGGCGTATTTGTCGGCTCGGGTATCTTTAAGTCGGAAAACCCCGAGAAATTTGCCAAAGCGATCGTAGAAGCAACTACGCACTATACCGATTATGATCTGATCGTAAAACTTTCCAAAAATTTGGGCGCGCCTATGAAGGGAATCGAAATATCCAAAATTGCCGCCGCGGAAAGAATGCAGGAGCGCGGCTGGTAA
- the pdxT gene encoding pyridoxal 5'-phosphate synthase glutaminase subunit PdxT has translation MNIGILAMQGAVAEHINMIEKAGATGIAIKKTEQLQDIDGMIIPGGESTTIGKLMREYGFIDALRAFSAEGKPLFGTCAGMILLAKELAGQEEPHLRLMDITVQRNAFGRQRESFETDLAFKGIDHPLRAVFIRAPLITRVGPNVQVLSEANGEIVAAREGHLLAASFHPELTDDFSLHSYFLEMVKESMATVANRKNP, from the coding sequence ATGAACATCGGCATTCTTGCCATGCAGGGCGCGGTGGCCGAGCATATTAACATGATCGAAAAAGCCGGTGCGACAGGCATAGCGATAAAAAAGACGGAACAGCTTCAGGATATCGACGGAATGATCATTCCCGGCGGAGAAAGCACGACGATCGGCAAGTTAATGCGGGAATATGGCTTTATTGACGCGTTGCGCGCTTTTTCCGCGGAAGGAAAGCCGCTTTTTGGCACCTGCGCGGGGATGATCCTGCTGGCCAAGGAGCTTGCCGGACAGGAAGAACCGCATTTGCGGTTAATGGATATTACCGTGCAGCGCAATGCGTTCGGCCGACAACGGGAAAGCTTTGAAACGGATTTGGCGTTTAAAGGTATTGACCATCCGTTGCGGGCAGTTTTTATTCGCGCCCCGTTGATTACCCGGGTGGGGCCAAACGTGCAAGTTCTTTCCGAAGCAAACGGCGAGATTGTCGCGGCGAGGGAAGGTCACCTGCTTGCCGCTTCGTTTCATCCGGAGTTGACCGACGATTTTAGCTTACACAGCTATTTTCTCGAAATGGTTAAGGAAAGCATGGCGACAGTGGCGAACCGCAAAAACCCTTGA
- a CDS encoding D-alanyl-D-alanine carboxypeptidase family protein, with protein sequence MALTATITLLLQTFSFFIHPAATMADAPVPISVEATSAIIIEASTGQSLLEINPDEALPPASMAKMMTEYIILDKISKGAIQWDSKVTVSEHAANIGGSGGLLAKGETYTVEDLFKAVSIYSSNDAATALAEYVAAGSVEKFAQLMNKTAKELGLSDKAYFIDPTGLDRSMLAETGYDPQSLPGETLMTARDAAKLGMHIVNDHPEALKFTSQTEAYLKPGDDRYLMPNWNWMLEGWKSYNNNFSKFAYPGLDGLKTGHTDAAGYCFTGTAQRDGMRLITVVMGTKSEPKRFLETAKLLDYGFNNFTKKTILTAKTEIPALHVLPVKKGVAKKVSLVTEKGMEFVLPKNASKDDFTIKTSSKPENEIVAPIEKGDVLGTVTLIYKTNPQIKQTVNLVAAENVEKASWWRLALRGIGNFFKDLFSGIKSLF encoded by the coding sequence GTGGCATTAACAGCTACTATTACCCTATTATTGCAAACTTTTTCGTTCTTTATTCATCCGGCTGCCACGATGGCAGATGCGCCCGTACCGATCAGCGTCGAAGCAACTTCCGCGATCATAATTGAGGCGTCTACAGGCCAATCGTTGCTGGAAATCAATCCCGACGAAGCTCTGCCCCCTGCCAGCATGGCGAAAATGATGACGGAATACATTATTTTGGACAAGATATCAAAAGGCGCGATTCAATGGGACAGCAAAGTAACGGTCAGCGAACATGCCGCCAATATCGGCGGCTCCGGCGGTTTGTTGGCAAAAGGTGAAACCTATACGGTTGAAGATTTGTTTAAAGCCGTCTCCATATATTCATCCAACGATGCCGCTACCGCTCTGGCCGAGTATGTTGCCGCGGGAAGCGTGGAGAAGTTTGCCCAATTGATGAACAAAACGGCGAAAGAATTGGGGCTCTCCGATAAAGCCTACTTCATCGATCCGACCGGATTGGACCGTTCCATGCTGGCCGAAACCGGTTACGACCCGCAGTCCCTCCCGGGGGAAACGCTGATGACAGCCCGCGATGCGGCAAAGCTGGGGATGCACATTGTGAACGACCACCCGGAGGCGTTGAAATTCACCAGCCAAACGGAGGCTTACTTGAAGCCCGGCGATGACCGGTATTTGATGCCGAACTGGAACTGGATGTTGGAAGGATGGAAATCGTATAACAACAACTTTTCCAAATTTGCATATCCGGGATTGGACGGATTAAAAACCGGACATACCGATGCCGCCGGATACTGTTTTACCGGCACCGCGCAGCGTGACGGCATGCGTCTGATCACTGTGGTCATGGGGACGAAGTCGGAGCCGAAACGTTTTTTGGAGACGGCCAAACTGCTTGATTACGGGTTCAACAATTTTACGAAAAAGACGATTTTAACGGCAAAAACGGAAATTCCCGCGCTGCATGTTTTGCCTGTGAAAAAAGGCGTTGCCAAAAAGGTTTCGCTTGTCACCGAAAAAGGTATGGAATTTGTATTGCCAAAGAATGCGTCCAAGGACGATTTTACCATCAAGACGTCATCCAAACCGGAAAATGAGATTGTCGCCCCCATCGAAAAAGGCGATGTTTTGGGCACCGTTACCTTGATTTACAAAACGAACCCCCAAATCAAGCAAACCGTAAATCTTGTCGCCGCCGAGAATGTTGAGAAGGCAAGCTGGTGGCGTCTGGCATTGCGGGGAATCGGCAACTTTTTCAAAGATCTGTTTTCCGGGATAAAAAGCTTGTTCTGA